TACCGCACCGCCGAACCGGGCGCGGGCTGGATCCGCCGCATGATCACGCCGCTGCGCCAGGGCCAGGGCTGGCTCGACCTGCTGTGGACCGTGCTCAACCTGCCGATCGCGATCATCGCATTCGTGCTGACGGTCACCTGGTGGGCGACGGCGCTCGGCGGCCTCACCTTCTGGTTCTGGGGCCGCTTCCTGCCGGAGGACGACGGCACCGACGTCGTCCTCGAGCACGTCTTCGGCGCCGGCACCTCCGTGACCCGCACCTGGTGGTACACGATGATCGGTGTGTTCGCGCTGCTCACCGTGTACGCGGTGCAGCGCGGCGCGGCGATGCTGCACGCCGGGTTCGCCTCGCTCCTGCTGACGCGGCTCGCGCAGCTGCAGGGCCGCCTGGACGACCTGGCCGAGGGCCGCGCGGCGGCGGTGTCGGCCGAGGCGGTGGCGCTGCGCAAGCTGGAGCGCGACATCCACGACGGGCCGCAGCAGCGGCTGATCCGGCTGGCCATGGAGCTGTCCCGGGCCCGCCGCCAGCTCGCCGACGATCCGGGTGCCGCCGCGTCGACCATCGACGGCGCGCTCGGCCAGGCCAAGGAGACCCTCGACGAGCTGCGGGCGCTGTCGCGCGGCATCGCCCCGCCGATCCTGGCCGACCGGGGCCTGGCCGCCGCGCTGACCTCGCTGGCCGAACGCTGCACCGTCCCGATGGAGCTGGACCTGGCGGTCGACGGACGGCTGCCCGCGGCGACCGAGAACGCGCTCTATTTCGCCGCGGCCGAGGCGCTGTCCAACATCGCCAAGCACAGCGGGGCCGCCGCCGCCCGGCTGGAGCTGACCGCGCAGGATGGACGGGTGTACCTGATGGTGACCGACGACGGGGTGGGCGGCGCGCACCTGGCCAAGGGCCACGGCCTGGCCGGGCTGGCCGACCGGCTGCGCGCGGTGGACGGCGAGTTCGCGGTGGACTCCCCGGCGGGCGGCCCGACGATCGTGGTCGCGCAGGCCCCGGCGACCGTGCCGGTGGCGTGAGCTGATGCGGGTCGTCGTCGCCGAGGACAGCGTGCTGCTGCGCGAGGGCATCGTCCGGCTGCTCGCCGAGTCCGGGCACGAGGTCGTCGCCGCGGTCGGCGACGGGCCCGCCCTCGTCGCGGCCGTCGCCGAGCACGCCCCGGACGTCGCGATCGTCGACGTGCGGATGCCGCCCACCCACACCGACGAGGGTCTGCGCGCGGCGGTGCGGGCCCGCCGGGACGCGCCCGGCACGCGGGTGCTGGTGCTGTCGCAGTACGTCGAGCTGGCGTACGCCGACGAGCTGCTCGCCGACGGCCGGGGCGGGGTCGGCTACCTG
The Catellatospora sp. IY07-71 DNA segment above includes these coding regions:
- a CDS encoding sensor histidine kinase: MTILQRLGRDAAYNLPGLPLAVVSFSLGVTLFAAGVGTLVTFFIGVAVLAAALLTARGFADIERVRLQALYGHPVPRPRYRTAEPGAGWIRRMITPLRQGQGWLDLLWTVLNLPIAIIAFVLTVTWWATALGGLTFWFWGRFLPEDDGTDVVLEHVFGAGTSVTRTWWYTMIGVFALLTVYAVQRGAAMLHAGFASLLLTRLAQLQGRLDDLAEGRAAAVSAEAVALRKLERDIHDGPQQRLIRLAMELSRARRQLADDPGAAASTIDGALGQAKETLDELRALSRGIAPPILADRGLAAALTSLAERCTVPMELDLAVDGRLPAATENALYFAAAEALSNIAKHSGAAAARLELTAQDGRVYLMVTDDGVGGAHLAKGHGLAGLADRLRAVDGEFAVDSPAGGPTIVVAQAPATVPVA